The following are from one region of the Heptranchias perlo isolate sHepPer1 chromosome 24, sHepPer1.hap1, whole genome shotgun sequence genome:
- the rergla gene encoding ras-related and estrogen-regulated growth inhibitor-like protein, which produces MNDIKVAVLGTDGVGKSALIVRFLTKRFIGEYASSSGKVYLQKRLAIDGKQMNLEIFDPCSQPSESKSSLIDQVNWADGFVVVYDIGDRSSFVSAKALIRRIRELNSEICKREVTSVIFLVGNKQDLCHVREVREEEGLHLAGENKCQFFELSAAEHHQEVAMMFSKAIRNVSGNRRRRPSGSKSMAKLINNVFGKRRKSV; this is translated from the exons ATGAACGATATCAAAGTTGCTGTGTTAGGAACCGATGGAGTCGGCAAATCCG CTCTCATCGTGCGATTTCTAACCAAGCGTTTTATTGGCGAGTATGCGTCCAGCTCCGGTAA AGTGTATCTACAAAAACGCTTAGCCATAGATGGGAAACAAATGAATTTGGAAATATTCGACCCTTGTTCCCAA CCTTCTGAGAGTAAGTCCTCATTGATTGATCAAGTGAACTGGGCTGATGGGTTTGTTGTGGTGTACGATATTGGTGACCGATCGTCCTTTGTCTCTGCGAAAGCACTCATTCGGCGAATACGAGAACTGAATAGTGAAATCTGCAAAAG GGAGGTTACATCGGTGATATTTTTAGTTGGCAATAAGCAAGACTTGTGCCACGTGAGGGAAGTGAGAGAGGAGGAAGGACTGCACCTAGCTGGAGAAAACAAATGCCAGTTTTTCGAACTATCAGCAGCCGAGCACCACCAAGAGGTGGCAATGATGTTTTCAAAGGCGATCAGGAATGTGAGTGGCAACCGCAGAAGGAGACCCAGTGGTTCAAAATCAATGGCTAAGTTAATTAATAATGTGTTTGGGAAAAGAAGGAAATCTGTGTAG